Below is a window of Caballeronia insecticola DNA.
GCTGGGCGGCGTCGTCGCGCTGGCGCTGCTCGTCATGCGCGTGTCGAAGTCGCAAGTGCTGCGCATGCTCGTCAAGGGCTACATTCAGGTGTTTCAGGGCACGCCTCTGCTGATGCAGCTTTTCCTCGTGTTCTTCGGCCTGCCCTTGCTCGGCATCGAAGTATCGCCGTGGCTCGCGGCGACCGTCGGACTCACGCTGTTCACGAGCGCCTATCTCGCGGAGATCTGGCGCGGCGCGGTCGAAGCGGTGCCCCGGGGACAGTGGGAAGCATCGTCGAGTCTTGCGATGAGCTACTTCGAGCAGCTTCGCCACGTGATCCTGCCGCAAGCGACACGCATCGCGGTCGGTCCGACGGTCGGCTTCGCCGTGCAGGCGGTGAAGGATACGGCGCTCGTGTCGATCATCGGCTTCACCGAACTCACCAAAGCCGGCACGATGATTTCGAATGCGACGTTCAGGCCGTTCCTCGTGTACGGACTCGTCGCCGTGATTTATTTCGTGCTGTGTTATCCGCTCACGCGCTATGCACGCACGCTCGAAAGGAAATGGCATGCCGCTCGTTGAAACCCGCAATCTACAGAAGCAGTTCGGCGCGAATCAGGTGCTCAAGGGAATCGACTTCGCCGTCGAGCGCGGACAGGTCGTCGCGATCATCGGGCGCAGCGGCTCGGGCAAGAGCACGCTGTTGCGCACGCTGAACGGACTGGAGAGCATCGACGAAGGCTCGATCGAAATCGACGGCGAGCATATCGATGCACGCCGCGCCGATCTGCGCGCGCTGCGTCTGAAGGTCGGCATGGTGTTCCAGCAATACAACCTCTTTCCGCATCTCACCGCAGGGCAGAACGTGATGCTCGCGCAGACGGTCGTCAGGAAGATCCACAAGGCGAAGGCGCGCGCGACCGCGCATTCGGTGCTCGAACGCGTGGGTCTCGGCGACAAGTTCGATGCATATCCCGATCAGCTCTCCGGCGGCCAGCAACAGCGTGTCGCAATTGCACGAGCGCTGGCCATGAAGCCGACCGTGCTGCTGTGCGATGAAATCACCTCGGCGCTCGATCCCGAACTCGTCGGCGAAGTGCTGGCTGTCGTCGAGGATCTCGCGCGCGAGGGCATGACGCTCATCATGGTCACGCACGAGATGCGCTTCGCGCGCCGCGTGAGCGACAAGGTCGTGTTCATGCATCAGGGACGCGTGTGGGAGTCGGGTGCGCCCGATGCGATCTTCGAGCGGCCATCGACCGTCGAATTGCAGCGCTTTATCCAGTAAGCGGGATTGCGCTGCAAGGTGCATCGAAAGCCCTTCGGAACAGGCTTTCCGATGCTAGCATTGCAACGCCCGAAGTCCTGCGTCTAAAACGAAAGAGCCCATGAAACTCACGCCTCGCGAAAAGGACAAGCTGCTGATCTTCACCGCAGCCTTGCTCGCCGAACGCCGCCGCGCGCGCGGCCTGAAGCTCAATTATCCGGAAGCCGTCGCTTTCATTTCGGCCGCATTGATGGAAGCCGCGCGCGACGGCAAGACCGTCGCCGAAGTCATGCATTACGGCACGACCATCCTCACGCGCGACGACGTCATGGAAGGCGTGCCCGAGATGATCCCCGACATCCAAATTGAAGCGACCTTCCCCGACGGCACGAAGCTCGTGACGGTTCATCATCCGATTCCTTGAGACCTTTGAGACCATGATCCCCGGCGAATACTTCATCGACGACGGCGAGCTCGAACTCAACGTGGGCCGCGACACCGTGACGGTCGTCGTCGCGAATCACGGCGACAGGCCCGTGCAGGTCGGCTCGCATTTCCACTTCTACGAAGTCAACGCGGCGCTCAAGTTCGAGCGCGAGCGTGCACGCGGCTTTCGCCTGAACATCGCGGCGGGCACGGCCGTGCGCTTCGAGCCGGGCCAGGAACGCACGGTCGAACTCGTTGCGCTCGCGGGCGACCGTCATGTCTATGGCTTCAACGGCCTCGTAATGGGTCCACTCTAAAGCCTACTCTGAACAGGATTTCAACATGACGCTACGCATCGGCCGCCGCGCTTATGCGGAAATGTTCGGCCCGACCACCGGCGACCGCGTGCGCCTCGCCGACACCGAACTCATCATCGAAGTCGAGCGCGACTTCACCACCTACGGCGAAGAAGTGAAGTTCGGCGGCGGCAAGGTCATTCGCGACGGCATGGGCCAGTCGCAACGCGCATCCGCCGACGTGGTCGACACTGTGGTGACCAACGCGCTGATCCTCGATCACTGGGGCATCGTGAAGGCGGACATCGGCATCAAGGGTGGACGCATCTTCGCAATCGGCAAGGCAGGCAACCCGGACATTCAGCCGAACGTGAACATCGCCATCGGCGCGGCCACGGAAGTGATCGCGGGCGAAGGCATGATCGTGACGGCGGGCGGTGTGGATTCGCACATCCACTTCATCAGCCCGCAACAGATCGATGAAGCCATCTCGAGCGGCGTCACGACGATGCTCGGCGGCGGCACCGGCCCCGCGACCGGCACGAACGCGACCACCTGCACGCCGGGGCCGTGGCACATGGAGCGCATGCTGCAGGCCGCCGACGGCTGGCCCGTCAATCTCGGCTTTCTCGGCAAGGGCAATGCGAGCTTGCCGGCGCCGCTCATCGAACAGGTGAAGGCCGGCGCAATCGGTTTGAAGCTGCACGAGGACTGGGGCACGACGCCCGCCGCAATCGACAACTGTCTCTCGGTCGCCGACGACACCGACACGCAAGTCGCCATCCACACGGACACGCTGAACGAAGCGGGTTTCGTCGAGACGACTATCGCCGCGTTCAAGGGCCGCACGATTCACACGTATCACACCGAAGGCGCGGGCGGCGGACACGCGCCGGACATCATCAAGGTCGCGGGCGAATCGAACGTGCTGCCCTCGTCCACCAATCCGACGCGACCCTACACCGTCAACACGCTCGACGAGCATCTCGACATGCTGATGGTGTGCCATCACCTCGATCCGTCGATCGCGGAAGACATTGCGTTCGCGGAATCGCGCATTCGCCGCGAGACCATTGCGGCCGAGGACATCCTGCACGATCTCGGCGCATTGTCGATGCTCTCGTCCGATTCGCAGGCGATGGGCCGCGTCGGCGAAGTGATCATCCGCACGTGGCAGACCGCGCACAAGATGAAGGTGCAGCGCGGCGCGCTCGCCGAAGACAACGCGCGCAACGACAACTTTCGCGCGAAACGCTATGTCGCGAAGTACACGATCAACCCGGCGATCACGCACGGCATCGCGCATGAAGTCGGTTCGATCGAGCCGGGCAAGTGGGCCGATCTCGTGTTCTGGGAGCCGGCGTTCTTCGGCGTGAAGCCCGCGATGATCGTCAAGGGCGGCATGATCGCGGTGGCGCAGATGGGCGACCCGAACGCGTCGATTCCAACGCCGCAGCCGGTGCATTATCGCGAGATGTTCGCTACGCGCGGCGGTGCGCTCGGCAAGACGTCGCTCACATTCGTGTCGCAACTGGCGGCGGAGTCGCGCATTGCGGATCGCTATGAACTGAAGAAACAGGTCGTCGCGGTGAAGAACTGCCGCAATGTGACGAAGGCCGACATGATTCACAATGCGTGGCAGCCGTCCATCAGCGTCGATCCGCAGACTTATCAGGTGATCGCCGATGGCCAATTGCTCACCTGCGATCCCGCCACCGTGCTGCCGATGGCGCAACGCTACTTTCTGTTTTAGAACCTTATGCGCACCATCGACAAACGTCTCACCGCCAAACTCGCTCCCGTGCTCGTCAAGCGCGCGCCGACGCTCACGCTCGCCTTCGACGCACGCTGCAAGAGCCGCCTCGCCGCCACGCTCGACAACGGCGAAGAAGTGGCCCTCGTGATGCCGCGCGGCACCGTGCTCGCGGACGGCGATATGCTCGTCGCCGATGACGGCGGCTTCGTGCGCGTCGTCGCGGCGGCGGAAGACGTGCTCATCGTGCGCGCGCCGAGCGTGCGCATGCTCACGCGCGCCGCGTATCACCTCGGCAATCGCCATACGCCGGTGGAAGTCGGCGCGGACTATCTGAAGCTCGAAGCCGATCCGGTGCTCGAAGACATGCTGAAGCGCCTGGGCGTGCTGGTCGCGCGCGAATCGCAGCCGTTCCAGCCGGAAACGGGCGCATACGGCGGCGGCCACAAGCACGGTCACGACGAAACCTTCAGCGAAGACTATGCGCTCGCGCAGAAGGTCTTCGACGAGCATCACGGGCACGATCATCCGCACGATCACGATCACTCGTCATGCGGCCACGATCATCATCACCACGGCCATGCACATCGCTGAACTCACGGCGCTGTTGCATCTCGCGTCGCCGGCGCTGCCGATCGGCGCGTTCAGCTATTCGCAAGGCCTCGAAGCGGCGATCGAGCACGGCCTGATCCACGACGGCGACAGCGCGCGCGACTGGATCGCAAGCGGTCTCGTCGATGTGCTCGCGCGCGGCGAGTTGCCGATGCTCGCGCATCAGCTCGAACATTGGCGTCTGCACGATGAAGCCGCTTTGCGCAGCGCCAACGACGCTTACCTCGCAAGCCGCGAATCGGCGGAACTGCGCCGCGAGACCGAGCAGATGGGCTGGTCGCTCGCGCAGTTGTGCGCGTCGCTCGAATGGGGCGACGCATCGCGCCGCGCGACGCTCGCCGCGCTCAAACCCATCGCGCAGCCGACCGCCTTCGCCTTCGCCGCCTTCGCGCACGACGCCGCGCCGGAAGCGGTGCTCGCGGCCTATGCGTTCGCGTGGGTCGAGAATCAGGCGGCTGCCGCGCTGAAAGCCGTGCCGCTCGGACAGCTCGCGGGGCAGCGCATTATCGTCGCGTTGCGCGAGCCGATCCATGCCGCCGTGCGCCGCGCGCTCGATACA
It encodes the following:
- the ureE gene encoding urease accessory protein UreE, which codes for MRTIDKRLTAKLAPVLVKRAPTLTLAFDARCKSRLAATLDNGEEVALVMPRGTVLADGDMLVADDGGFVRVVAAAEDVLIVRAPSVRMLTRAAYHLGNRHTPVEVGADYLKLEADPVLEDMLKRLGVLVARESQPFQPETGAYGGGHKHGHDETFSEDYALAQKVFDEHHGHDHPHDHDHSSCGHDHHHHGHAHR
- a CDS encoding urease subunit beta, producing MIPGEYFIDDGELELNVGRDTVTVVVANHGDRPVQVGSHFHFYEVNAALKFERERARGFRLNIAAGTAVRFEPGQERTVELVALAGDRHVYGFNGLVMGPL
- the ureC gene encoding urease subunit alpha: MTLRIGRRAYAEMFGPTTGDRVRLADTELIIEVERDFTTYGEEVKFGGGKVIRDGMGQSQRASADVVDTVVTNALILDHWGIVKADIGIKGGRIFAIGKAGNPDIQPNVNIAIGAATEVIAGEGMIVTAGGVDSHIHFISPQQIDEAISSGVTTMLGGGTGPATGTNATTCTPGPWHMERMLQAADGWPVNLGFLGKGNASLPAPLIEQVKAGAIGLKLHEDWGTTPAAIDNCLSVADDTDTQVAIHTDTLNEAGFVETTIAAFKGRTIHTYHTEGAGGGHAPDIIKVAGESNVLPSSTNPTRPYTVNTLDEHLDMLMVCHHLDPSIAEDIAFAESRIRRETIAAEDILHDLGALSMLSSDSQAMGRVGEVIIRTWQTAHKMKVQRGALAEDNARNDNFRAKRYVAKYTINPAITHGIAHEVGSIEPGKWADLVFWEPAFFGVKPAMIVKGGMIAVAQMGDPNASIPTPQPVHYREMFATRGGALGKTSLTFVSQLAAESRIADRYELKKQVVAVKNCRNVTKADMIHNAWQPSISVDPQTYQVIADGQLLTCDPATVLPMAQRYFLF
- the ureA gene encoding urease subunit gamma, coding for MKLTPREKDKLLIFTAALLAERRRARGLKLNYPEAVAFISAALMEAARDGKTVAEVMHYGTTILTRDDVMEGVPEMIPDIQIEATFPDGTKLVTVHHPIP
- a CDS encoding amino acid ABC transporter permease; this translates as MIEFTLAQIFENLLLAARWTVLLSIVSFVLGGVVALALLVMRVSKSQVLRMLVKGYIQVFQGTPLLMQLFLVFFGLPLLGIEVSPWLAATVGLTLFTSAYLAEIWRGAVEAVPRGQWEASSSLAMSYFEQLRHVILPQATRIAVGPTVGFAVQAVKDTALVSIIGFTELTKAGTMISNATFRPFLVYGLVAVIYFVLCYPLTRYARTLERKWHAAR
- a CDS encoding amino acid ABC transporter ATP-binding protein; this encodes MPLVETRNLQKQFGANQVLKGIDFAVERGQVVAIIGRSGSGKSTLLRTLNGLESIDEGSIEIDGEHIDARRADLRALRLKVGMVFQQYNLFPHLTAGQNVMLAQTVVRKIHKAKARATAHSVLERVGLGDKFDAYPDQLSGGQQQRVAIARALAMKPTVLLCDEITSALDPELVGEVLAVVEDLAREGMTLIMVTHEMRFARRVSDKVVFMHQGRVWESGAPDAIFERPSTVELQRFIQ
- a CDS encoding urease accessory protein UreF, with the translated sequence MHIAELTALLHLASPALPIGAFSYSQGLEAAIEHGLIHDGDSARDWIASGLVDVLARGELPMLAHQLEHWRLHDEAALRSANDAYLASRESAELRRETEQMGWSLAQLCASLEWGDASRRATLAALKPIAQPTAFAFAAFAHDAAPEAVLAAYAFAWVENQAAAALKAVPLGQLAGQRIIVALREPIHAAVRRALDTSPERINTFAPQLGILSARHESQYSRLFRS